A genomic region of Stenotrophomonas sp. NA06056 contains the following coding sequences:
- a CDS encoding response regulator transcription factor has protein sequence MNKLTVLLVDDHEGFINAAMRHFRKIDWLQIVGSAGNGLEAIERSESLRPQVVLMDLAMPEMGGLQATRLIKSQDDAPYIVIASHFDDVEHREHALRAGADNFVSKLSYIQEVMPILEGLREDRS, from the coding sequence AAGCTCACAGTTCTGTTGGTCGATGACCACGAGGGCTTCATCAACGCGGCGATGCGCCACTTCCGCAAGATCGACTGGCTGCAGATCGTCGGCAGCGCCGGCAACGGCCTGGAAGCGATCGAACGCTCGGAAAGCCTGCGCCCGCAGGTGGTGCTGATGGATCTGGCGATGCCGGAAATGGGCGGCCTGCAGGCCACCCGTCTGATCAAGTCGCAGGATGATGCGCCCTACATCGTGATCGCCAGCCACTTCGATGACGTCGAGCATCGCGAACACGCGCTGCGCGCCGGTGCCGACAATTTCGTCAGCAAGCTGTCCTACATCCAGGAAGTCATGCCGATCCTGGAAGGCCTCAGGGAGGATCGGTCGTGA
- a CDS encoding sigma-54 dependent transcriptional regulator — protein MSESRILVLDNDAVRAERTVALLEFMDFNPRWVSDAADFDLARQRQNDWMAVIVGNLDDSAASTALYAWLGGSSLPPPVLLADGDATAFAHRHGLHEANIWPLEAPLRHAQMEALLRRASLKRLDAEHQAGAVQEQGPTGNGPAVTELRTMIEQVAAFDTTVLVLGESGTGKEVVSRSIHQRSPRRDGPFVAINCGAIPAELLESELFGHEKGAFTGALTARKGRFEMAEGGTLLLDEIGDMSLPMQVKLLRVLQERSFERVGGNQTIRCNVRVIAATHRDLESRIADGKFREDLFYRLNVFPIDVPALRERREDLPALVETIATQLARTGRGEVRFTPEALQALAGYEWPGNVRELTNLVERLAVLHPGASVRVQDLPARYRGDAALATVAVAAAPPVVASEERLDLRSFSFHTPGSGNQPSLEHGIAVNRAAAPAALPDDGLDLRNHMANIELGLINEALERTQGVVAHAAQLLGLRRTTLVEKLRKYGIEREQAELAS, from the coding sequence GTGAGCGAATCGCGCATCCTGGTACTGGACAACGATGCGGTGCGTGCCGAGCGCACCGTCGCCCTGCTGGAATTCATGGACTTCAACCCGCGCTGGGTGTCCGATGCGGCCGATTTCGACCTGGCCCGACAGCGCCAGAACGACTGGATGGCGGTGATCGTCGGCAACCTCGACGACAGTGCCGCCAGCACCGCGCTGTACGCCTGGCTGGGGGGCAGCAGCCTGCCGCCGCCGGTGCTGCTGGCCGACGGTGATGCCACTGCATTCGCCCACCGGCATGGCCTGCACGAAGCCAACATCTGGCCGCTGGAGGCGCCGCTGCGCCATGCGCAGATGGAAGCCCTGCTGCGTCGTGCCAGCCTCAAGCGGCTGGATGCCGAGCACCAGGCCGGTGCCGTGCAGGAGCAGGGCCCGACCGGCAATGGCCCGGCGGTGACCGAGCTGCGCACCATGATCGAGCAGGTCGCCGCATTCGACACCACCGTGCTGGTGCTGGGCGAATCGGGCACCGGCAAGGAAGTGGTATCGCGCAGCATCCATCAGCGCTCGCCGCGCCGCGATGGTCCGTTCGTGGCGATCAACTGCGGCGCGATTCCGGCGGAACTGCTGGAAAGCGAGCTGTTCGGCCACGAGAAGGGCGCCTTCACCGGCGCACTCACGGCGCGCAAGGGCCGTTTCGAAATGGCCGAGGGTGGCACCCTGCTGCTCGATGAGATCGGCGACATGAGCCTGCCGATGCAGGTCAAGCTGCTGCGCGTGCTGCAGGAGCGCAGCTTCGAGCGCGTGGGCGGCAACCAGACCATCCGCTGCAACGTGCGGGTGATCGCCGCGACCCACCGCGACCTGGAGAGCCGGATTGCCGATGGAAAGTTCCGCGAGGACCTGTTCTATCGCCTCAACGTATTTCCCATTGACGTACCGGCCCTGCGTGAACGTCGCGAGGACCTGCCGGCGCTGGTGGAGACCATCGCCACCCAGCTGGCACGCACCGGCCGCGGCGAAGTGCGCTTCACTCCGGAAGCACTGCAGGCACTGGCCGGTTACGAGTGGCCGGGCAACGTGCGCGAGCTGACCAATCTGGTCGAACGCCTGGCGGTGCTGCACCCGGGTGCGTCGGTACGCGTACAGGACCTGCCGGCACGCTATCGCGGCGATGCCGCGCTGGCCACCGTGGCTGTCGCCGCAGCCCCGCCGGTGGTCGCCAGCGAAGAGCGCCTGGACCTGCGCAGCTTCTCGTTCCACACCCCGGGCAGCGGCAACCAGCCGTCGCTCGAACACGGCATTGCAGTGAACCGTGCCGCAGCACCGGCCGCGTTGCCGGACGACGGCCTGGACCTGCGCAACCACATGGCCAACATCGAACTGGGCCTGATCAACGAGGCACTGGAGCGCACCCAGGGCGTGGTCGCCCACGCCGCCCAGCTGCTCGGCCTGCGCCGCACCACCCTGGTGGAAAAGCTGCGCAAGTACGGCATCGAACGCGAGCAGGCCGAACTGGCCAGTTGA
- the fliE gene encoding flagellar hook-basal body complex protein FliE yields MSHSVTSILSQIRSYQTQVGQPALNPLAEAPRSNALPGTVLDAPQVQPASFTETLRGAIAGVNDAQQKSGALAKAFELGEPGADLAKVMVASQQSQIAFRATVEVRNRLVQAYQDVMNMPL; encoded by the coding sequence ATGTCCCACTCCGTCACTTCGATCCTTTCCCAGATCCGCTCCTACCAGACCCAGGTGGGACAGCCCGCGCTCAACCCGCTGGCCGAAGCGCCGCGTAGCAATGCCCTGCCGGGCACGGTGCTGGATGCGCCGCAGGTCCAGCCTGCCAGCTTCACCGAAACCCTGCGCGGCGCCATCGCCGGCGTCAACGATGCGCAACAGAAATCCGGCGCGCTGGCCAAAGCCTTCGAACTGGGTGAACCCGGCGCCGACCTGGCCAAGGTGATGGTCGCCTCGCAGCAGTCCCAGATCGCCTTCCGCGCCACCGTGGAAGTCCGTAACCGTCTCGTCCAGGCCTACCAGGACGTGATGAACATGCCGCTGTAA